From the Lactuca sativa cultivar Salinas chromosome 9, Lsat_Salinas_v11, whole genome shotgun sequence genome, the window GAAATCTTTATGGCAACAGAAGTGTTATCGATGGTGGATGCCTGAAAATTTCCGATTTCTCGATTATAATCCGATTCCGGCATCACGAAAGTCAAACGGACGTTACAGAAGTGACCAACGGGTATATTCTTTACTGTTTTACCAGGTGCATCAAACCCGAGATCCAAAATTGCATAAGGATGAACGTCTGTGTAGTCAAAGTACAAGTTCTCTTTGATGTAAACAGGTTCTTCCACCCATAAGTTAACCAGAGCCACCCCCACAACTACCGATACCACCATCACTGTAATTAGAACCCAGCAGACGTAAGCAGCTCCGAGAAAACCCAACAGTGCTTTTTTCAAAAGGATAATGCTTCCTTGCACAGGGCTGGATGGGGCGTCGATGGGTTCTTTGGTGGAGTCGATGCGGCGGAAGGTGGAGGCGAGGGAGAAGATAGAAAGGAAAGGGGATAAGAGAGAGAGAAGACAATCGGATAGGAAGTCTGATTGTAGGGATAAGAGTTTGATGAACCAGAAGTTTGTATGGTGGTGATGGCGATGTTGCTCCGGTGGCTCCATTAAGCTGTTCGAGAACGGTGGCGGTGGTCAATTCAACTCGATAAAGGATGGAGAAGAAAACATCGGGATGATATATATGGACTGGTGGCATGATTTCTCTGTACCGATGGGACACGTGTTTTATTTGcttcattttaattatttaaataattttagatTTTAACGTACAAATTTACCTTTTCTTCACAAAATTATTAACAAAATTAAATTTCATCCTTATTCCTATAAATCTTTCTACCAAATTAACTAATCATATATATCTTTTTAGTATATTTAAATATcattaaataaacattaaatgtGACACATATAATCATTTAATTGAGTAGAAAGATTTGTAGTAACAAAAAAtagaagaatatttaatttctcttatttTTAATGGAGTTGATACTTATAAAAACTTTATTAATTATTCATatatgtttggtaaaactagctggaAGCTATATATTGACTCAGGTAACAAATCCCACTGTTGTATGGTGTAAAGAAGCTCCTATCAAAGTTCTAGGATTCATATGGAGGGCAACTATGGGTCGCATCCCCACAACAACGACTTTGGCGCGTCGCGGAATCACCATCTCTTCCTCGGCATGTGGTTCATGTGTCGGATTAGATGAACATGCAGACCACCTGTTAGTTAGCTGTCCATTTGCAGCCTCTGTCCGAGAAAAGATACCTAGTTAGTGTGGAGTAACTTCCCCCTCTTTTAATGGTGTTTGTGATTTCTTCCGGTTTGCTACCACATGGGGCAGGTGTCCGAAGAAACGAAGGAGATTCATTGTCATATGTTATGGCCTACTATGGGGGATATGGAAATTCAGGAACGACATAATTTTCCAAGGAAAGGTCACGACTCCTAGCAGGGGAGCTGAACTAATAAAGTCATTTACGTTCCTATGGATGAAATTTAGAAGCTCTGGTGGTTTTTTTGTAACTAGGATGAGTGGAATACATCTCCCTTCTCTTTTTTGTAATGCAGTGGCGGAGCCATGATCAAAGTAAAGGGGTATCCTAATTTTATTTTTAGGGTAACCCAATTTTTTTTTGGGGTACTTGTGCTTCCCCAGTTCAATTTCGGTTTGAAACCCAAACCTTAATAAAATCCTTAGCTAACCTCAAGTcttgttatataaacatgaagttgaaCTATATTTTGATACTTGAATCGACGTGGGATTCAAAGTAGATATCAAAAATGAAGTATGAGGTTAATAgtcttatataataaacaaaaatggTTGAGTTTACATATATTTGGCGATGTGGGATAGAATAGTtgggaaaataaaacaaaaataaacaaagaatATGCAAGGAGCAACAATTGAACCTGAGAGTTTTACTTCTATAAAGGCAACACTTTAACTAGTAGCTCTACTATttgtttgtgtttataattgaagggatatatatatatatatatatatatatatatatatatatatatatatatatatatattataccgaaaaaatttaaagaatttgtaaaaaaaaaattaaactaccGAAAAAATTTGAGAGGTATCCTGGACTACCCCGGGATCCCCTTGGATCCGCCTATGATGTAATGTCCCATTAATTTTTCCTGTTTGTTTTCTTTTTCCCCCTGCCTTGTCACTTGCTAGGTTGGGGTATCTTTATAATATATGgccattttctaaaaaaaaaactgGAAGCTATAAGAACTTTTATTTATGGAGAGGTGCTCGATAAAAATATTCGTTagcttttaaatatatcaaatccAAATAAAAACTAAAAGTAAAAGCCGTAAAAAAATGAAAACTCTCTAAAGTTAAAATTGATTTTGAATTTGGAGTTTTTTAtttgaaataaaaattaaaaactctAGTTATCGAATGAAGCTTTATTTTTAAGGTTTTCTTTTTTCTAGTTTAATAACCTCAAAACACTCAAAAAGCTTCGTTATGTTAAACACACTTCAGTAACAATATAATGGGCCAAAATAGTATATAATGAATCATATCAAGTTTTTAGCTAACCATAAACTGTGTAATAAAAAAgctttgttaaaaatataacccataaaccatcacATGTAACATGCACAAAAACCATCCCTACAAAACTTCTAACGTTTCTAACCAATATTTTGTTCTTATTATATACAAATAAAAGAGATTTTTGTATAAATCGAAATCCAAACCTCCCCTGAATACTTCCCGGGCAGCCAATATATTCCCAATTTTCACGCTAACTGACACTCGATTCTCTCTCTCCGATGCTTATTAAGATCTGATCAATCAGAAGATCAATTTTAATCCAAGTCGCCGACTTTAATTTTAGCTTAAATCACAAGTTTTTATCGATAATCTGTTTAGATTTGCAACACAGTTGCAGTCAGTTCTGTATTATCAAATCATGCTCATGCCCATGCTCTGTTATTTCGATTAGGGTTTTTTCAGTTTCAAGGAAAATGTCGGAGAAGGAAGAGAACGGAGGTGATTGCGGTGAAGATGACGATGAGTGGAGAGATCTGATCGCGACTCCTAACCGTttaatttcggacgacttttttGTTTTGAAGTCTGAAAAATTAGATGATCGTGAGGAAGATATCGGAAAAGGTAACGATGGAAGTAGTTCCGAGGATAGAGATAGAGTTCGGGGTAGAAGAGTTAGTATTGCAGAACGAAGGGCTGCAATGCGTGGTAATTCTGATACCAATGCTTCAAGTATCAGAGTTTCAGTCTCTTCTTCACGAGTTACTGCTTGGCCTCCGATTCTTACAATACCTTGTGGTATTAGTCCCACTTCATTGCTCGATTCTCCAGTTTTGCTCCCTAATTCTCAGGTAATGTAAAGCAATTTTCCAATTTAACCTGATTAAATCATGATTTTGATGTTTACTATTTCGTGTTTTTTCATTTCATAGGCATCGCCTACTACTGGATCCTTTCAATATCCTCCTCCTCTGAGTCAAGAAGAAATTTTAGGCATGAAATCAGAACTTGACGACATGAACTGTGACACTAGTTCTTTTATATACCAGCCTGATGGGGGCTCACTATCATGGCCAAGCTTTTCACAAGTACAAAATCAGGTGAACATTATGTATGTAACCCTCTTTTCATGTTTATCATAATTTTTTTCACCCGATTTCTATAAGATTTGGAGCTAACATTACCATGCACAGCCGCCATTGATGTGTGAACATCCAGGGGCATTAATGGAAGAAACAGTCACAAAAGGGTCCTCCGATGGGTTTAAAGTTCCAAAAAGTACAATTGCTGGTGTAAAACAAGATGATGATTCAAAAAGACATATGGATGGATACCAAAAAGAAACGAGCTTTTCCAACATGAGGAACTCAGAAGATGGATATAATTGGAGAAAATACGGACAAAAGCAAGTAAAAGGCAGTGAATACCCTCGAAGCTATTACAAATGCACACATCCAAATTGTCAAGTCAAGAAAAAAGTGGAACGTTCCCATGATGGGCATATTACTGAAATCATATACAAAGGTGCTCATAATCATCAAATCCAAGGTCATCGCAGCAACATTAATGGATCTCCCGACGCTAATGGATCCTACGTCAAGATCGAAGAAAGGGATAACATTTCAATTCATCCAGAATGGAACACAGATCGTATGGATCGCTCATCTTCAACCTCAGTTGGCATCGATAATCCTGACCTAATTTCACCACCGAAAGGGAAATCCATTGGAATTATCGAATCAAACCCTAATTACGATTATAACGAAGAAGATGGGACGAACATAGGAACACATTCACCTGGAGACGACGCCGATGAAGATAAATCCGATTTGAAAAGGAGGTGCGTTGATGCACTCTCTCAGTAGGTAGTAATCCTTTTGTTTATACATAAATTTTTTCGCAAATCGATCTCCTGATATGAACATCCGTTTCAGGAAGAAAGGGAATTACTTACTGGAAACAAGTTTGGTAACCAGAGCTATGCGTGAACCAAGAGTAGTCGTTCAAATCGAGAGTGAAGTTGATATTCTTGACGATGGTTATCGCTGGAGAAAGTATGGTCAAAAAGTCGTCAAAGGAAACCCAAACCCTAGGTAATTAATTAACCgactttaaaatttcaaattttcgtTTATTCAGTTAAGCAACACAGTTTGATTCATATTGTAGGAGCTACTACAAATGTACGAGTACCGGATGTCCGGTGAGAAAACACGTGGAAAGAGCTTCTGACGATTTAAAATCAGTACTGACAACGTACGAGGGAAAACACAACCATGAAGTGCCAGCTGCTAGAAACAGTAGCCATGCCACCATGGACGTGGGGTCCACCTCAAATGCTCCACCTATACCATTATCTAGAATTCCTACCATCCCCAACTCCGAACCACAAGTTCAAGATCTTCCTCTTCGTTTTGATCGAAAAATTTCCAACGGATATATTCCGCCAAATTTCGTTGCTAATTTTGACACTAAACCTACGAAATTTGAACCTTCATCTATGTATCAGGAGTATATTCCTTACCAAAATCCAATAACTTTCAATTCAGTTTTACCTGATTTTCCTATTTCGTTACCGATGAGTATGCCAATGGCTCATAATTTTGGTTATAATAATAATGGAAAACATGGACGAGAGTCTTTTATAGGAGGACAAATGCAACATTTGAGGGACAATAATGGTAGATTCATTAGACCGAAACTGGAGCAGGATGATGGTTTTTATGACACTTTTATGTGTGCCCCGGATCATGTAAACGATGCTGCTTCCAGATATTGTCGCGTGATTCCTAATTTTCCTTCATAAGTtagaaacaaaattttgaaaaaaaattcttttatagTTAGAGTAGGACATAGTTTCCTGCTTAATaggtttgttatttgttgaagTGAAGGAATTATTAAACCCTTCGTATCCATAAAATCTCTTTTTGTGCAATTTGCACAAGATTTAGTTGTTTATTTCCATTGAATTTAATCAAAATAGCAAGTCTTTGAAAATGATGGTTTTTACTTTCTAGTTGAATCGTGCATTGCATTTTATTAAGGATATAATAGGCGTTAATGTCGTGGATTCTGTCATGAACTAATTTGGTTGGTTTGTTGAATACACCGTTGTGTGATGGAGGACGACTCGTTAGGGTTCAAATTTAAATTGTAGTTttggtttcattttaattttgtGAAAGTTCCTTTATAACTATTCAAAATAATAGATAGAGGTATCAataattttatgttattttgtatGATTGAATAATAACTGGATGATCGATTTGATTTTAATTGAATATTCACATTTTGGAATTGATTAACTCCAAGGATAATAGGATATACAATATTGGTCAGTCGGTTTTAGTCGGATTGATGAGTTTTAATTGAATAAGATAATCTATTGTATGAGTGGGGCATCATCTACTTAGATTACAAGCACAAATACCATGTTGTTGTTGTTCGCTGTGATTCCCTCTTCAGGTTGTTGATGTTCGTAGGTAGGTGATTGATCAGTTTTGTATcactttaattaaatattattttactaAAAACATCCTATTCAACTTGGGAATGAttccattttgatgttttttttgatCATTCGTGTATATGTGACAAGTGCGAAAAAAATTGGAAATATACGTAATTAAGTGGCAATGGGAATGCATTGGACAATTTAGATACATCTCAATAAGTTCATCCTATCTTAATCCTCATACCTATGATGAATATGATTTACAATGTTatataaaaaagataaaaataactACAAGTTTGTTATTTTGAGTTTCTTTGATTCTAACGATTCATATGATCATTAGATTGGAGGGTGTCATGGTTGTACCATGGCAAAGACGCTCCACCTTAATTCCTTGTAAGATTAGAGTGTGGTATCCATTTTGAAACCATGGCCACGTATAGTGGAAAAgaaatggagagagagagagagagagagagagagagagagagagagagagagagagagagagagagagagagagagagagagagagagagagagagagagagagagagatgatgcCAATGAGGTCTGATTCAATTGGGCAAAGAGTTGAAGAAACACTCCAGTTTTCCTCTTCTAGGAGTTTCTGATGTAATGGTACCGAGTTCTATTCGTGTCCAAAACAGTGAAACTCCTTAATGAGAAACTGAATTACTAAGAATGGTGTTGTTATCTCTTCGATGGGGGATCAAACCCGAGTTCGTTAAGTGTTATGACATACTGTCCTATCAGATGTCACTGTCGTTGCATCAAAACGTTGTTAAAAAAAAGAGGAGAAATGGtgggagaatatatatatatatatatatatatatatatatatatatatatatatatatatagagagagagagagagagagagagagagagagagagagagaactcgaCAAAAACTAGCCGAGCTCATCTCTACCACAACAAGAACCGCAAACCAGGGCAGTGTAGGCCGCGATCTAGCTGACGAACCGTGGTGCCTACCGCACCCACACTCCATAATCTTATTAAAATTAACTTGCATGTCAAAGTCAGTATGTTGGTTGTTCAAAATCCAGAAATGATGCATAGTTTTGGGTCAAAGCTTAACACGTGCAAGTCTAAGATCATCCCAACGAAGGTTTCATGGAGGGATTAATGAGCCAAAAATGTTGATGCACACTTGAATGGAATCAAGTTTGCATTGTATGTTGAATTTAATGAAATTGTTTTTTTTCTCAATTTAGTATAACAATTTATATTGAAAGAAacctttgattttatttttgcaATAAACAAaccatatattattattttttgatttataatttattttattttatattcagaaatttaatttatatttttatattctaaacaataaaaaatctataaatcttaaaaatatattaaagaagaaaatataaagaatgaAGAGATTTCAATCATTTTTATAGAGGAAATTGTtggaaaagtctcaatatttttagAAAAGTTACGCTTTAGTTCCAAAATTCTTTTTGAACATAAAAGAACCGATTATTTTGTAAAAAAACGATAATATGTCATTTcctgttaaaagaaaaaaaatgttttttatttttttattatttttttttttgtaaatttgagCCTAAAGAAAATAATAGGAACTTTTATATTCAAGAGAAAATCTTAGGACTAAAGTATAACTTTTCTAaaaatattgagatttttctGACAATTTCCCATTTTCATGAATCCCTATACCATGTCAGAAGATGAACATAAAATTTGGAAAAAATGTTGTGaggaaattaaaaaaatatacaatatGTAGTAAAATTTGTGTTTTAGATATTATACTTTTTATTTAATGTATTATTCATAAATTTTAATTTCTAAATTataatatttgattaatatttaGTAATTGTAAGCTTGaatttttaattaatgtaatattttagttttatttattaatattatttataaaaaatctaataaaatattaatgTGGCAATCTATTGAACTTTTAAGGGTTTAACGAAGTATAAAGTTTAATagataaaataatataattagtaGAATATTTAAAAGACAATCAATTGAATTCTTAAAAATTCAATGTATTAGAGATAAGTGATGGttcatagaaaaaaaaaattaatcccaCTTCTAAACCACATATGcaacccctccccccccccccccccccccccccccccccccctacaaCCTCACGTCTACTCCAAGAATCCTAATTGTTTGCCAATTTTTTAATCCTAGCTACATGATTCCACATGAAATAAAGTAAGTACATTTCAAACCATTGAAAACTAAGAAACCTTAAAACCCATAAATATCCCAAACTGACCCCGTGAAACTATAAACTAGAGGTGCACAACAGCATAAAAAGAACAGGCTTTTCTAAACTGTATGAATAAAAACGAACCGACGGTTTGAGgtagtttttaaaatgaaaaagacTGATTTTTTGTAAAAAATTCACTTGCAAAAATACTGAAAAAACCAAACCAATTATAACGGAAACCGATTTTTATATAACTGTTTTTTTCAACCGAAACCGGTAGGGTTGTGTATGAGACGTTTTGGTTCAGTTATTGGTTAAAACCGAACCGTAACTATTATGATTGGTTAATGCATTTTAGTAGCCATTGATTATGGTTAATGGTTTTATCGATTAAcggttttggttaatggttaatattggttaaccatAATGTTCAAAATAATTTAAATGACGAAAGTATATTGGCATAAAAAatcaagacaaaattgcaaaaatggtccctatggtatgcataTTTTTGGGGTTTTATTCCAAATCCCGAGTTTTTTGGAtccatggtccttttggagtggtttgtctgtggttttggtccttggactTAACTCCCGTTAAATAGGATTTGTTAAGTCCCCTTATGTGCCTCACACGTGAGGGTAAATTTGTCATTTCATATGTAAGGGACCTTTT encodes:
- the LOC111877923 gene encoding probable WRKY transcription factor 3 codes for the protein MCEHPGALMEETVTKGSSDGFKVPKSTIAGVKQDDDSKRHMDGYQKETSFSNMRNSEDGYNWRKYGQKQVKGSEYPRSYYKCTHPNCQVKKKVERSHDGHITEIIYKGAHNHQIQGHRSNINGSPDANGSYVKIEERDNISIHPEWNTDRMDRSSSTSVGIDNPDLISPPKGKSIGIIESNPNYDYNEEDGTNIGTHSPGDDADEDKSDLKRRKKGNYLLETSLVTRAMREPRVVVQIESEVDILDDGYRWRKYGQKVVKGNPNPRSYYKCTSTGCPVRKHVERASDDLKSVLTTYEGKHNHEVPAARNSSHATMDVGSTSNAPPIPLSRIPTIPNSEPQVQDLPLRFDRKISNGYIPPNFVANFDTKPTKFEPSSMYQEYIPYQNPITFNSVLPDFPISLPMSMPMAHNFGYNNNGKHGRESFIGGQMQHLRDNNGRFIRPKLEQDDGFYDTFMCAPDHVNDAASRYCRVIPNFPS